The following are encoded together in the Astyanax mexicanus isolate ESR-SI-001 chromosome 8, AstMex3_surface, whole genome shotgun sequence genome:
- the si:dkey-6n21.12 gene encoding schwannomin-interacting protein 1, translating into MEGEKERERERGEEKESDETEEDAEGAALVWQEGYTEDDLDLPIMHWEALSLRIAELERQEEEKRERNKDVARWTEPWPELHDLRHRDACEDVEDSRLTALTSRLQSHMNLQLCFINNSESEGEEEEDGAKKECEKSSSGQVQQPQQGSSSVTHKKTKSGRFKREVRAALSTLRHKLRLEQKQTIAPSDAVKQRPHYDCSDLQNFSLKELKALKTTLSKDIHNLSSELVGRLLTRDQLRTEQDAMLLEIQDMRSL; encoded by the exons atggagggagagaaggagagagaaagagagagaggagaagagaaagagagtgatgagACAGAGGAGGATGCTGAGGGAGCAGCCTTGGTGTGGCAGGAAGGCTACACAGAAGATGACCTGGACTTACCCATCATGCACTGGGAAGCTCTGAGCTTGCGAATCGCAGAACTCGAAAGacaagaggaagaaaaaagagagagaaataag GATGTAGCTCGTTGGACAGAGCCATGGCCGGAGTTACATGATCTTAGACACAGGGACGCCTGTGAAGATGTCGAAGACAGTCGCCTGACTGCATTAACATCACG ACTCCAGAGTCATATGAACCTACAGCTCTGCTTCATCAACAACAGTGAGAGTGAGGGCGAGGAGGAGGAAGACGGCGCAAAAAAAGAG TGTGAGAAGAGTAGCAGTGGGCAGGTGCAGCAGCCCCAGCAGGGTTCCAGTTCTGTGACCCACAAGAAAACCAAATCAGGCAGGTTCAAGAGAGAGGTCAGGGCTGCTCTCAGCACGCTCAGACACAAGCTGAGGTTGGAACAAAAACAG ACTATAGCCCCCAGTGATGCAGTCAAACAGAGACCACACTACGATTGCAGTGACTTACAGAATTTCAGCTTAAAGGAGCTAAAAGCTTTGAAGACCACACTGAGTAAAGACATTCAca ACCTCAGCTCAGAATTGGTGGGTCGTCTTCTGACAAGGGACCAGCTGAGGACTGAGCAGGATGCCATGTTACTGGAAATACAGGACATGAGGTCGCTGTGA
- the alox12 gene encoding arachidonate 12-lipoxygenase, 12S-type isoform X2: MEYTVTVATGTTEYSGTNNYVYVTLVGEKGESEKTLLDNPGLDLCRGAVDDYTVRSSAPLGRVLLVRLEKQRYWVEDNWFCRYVLVTPKEGGSTQTFPCYCWLVGDMKVEVREGTAKKLSDDVLPKELAHRKAELKQRQETYRWIAWAPGIPKCIDAKTEAELPQDDRFANEKRSDFEGSLHYALLELSLKKLAIRFGKSWNDLDDFKRIFWKLRSPIAEYAMEHWKEDWFFGYQFMNGSNPRMIQKVTKLPTNFPVSGDMVQAFLSPNTTLDKELKLEQNPGKDTPIFLPNDPPLAWLLAKMWVRHAEFQVFQLLSHLLRTHLVVEVICVSTLRHLPAVHPIYKLLTPHLKYTLEINCRGRTQLISPEGIFKRVVSTGGTGLLVLAQREYKILTYRSLQPTYDFLDRGVTKLKKYFYRDYSLMLWDAIHKYVSSMVSLYYSSDSEVQQDSELQAWIKDIVDEGFVDVPEFGLPNELKGKEEFVTLLSVVIFISTAQHAATNNGQFDWCAWVPNTPCTMRQPPPNDKDAVTMGLIMDTLPDISQSCVQMAITWHLGRAQPDAIPMGQYAEQFFTEPEALQAIESFRQDLKDIDEQIVKQNEGLELQYLYLCPSRIENSITI; the protein is encoded by the exons ATGGAGTACACAGTCACAGTAGCTACAGGCACCACAGAGTACTCAGGCACTAATAACTATGTGTACGTGACTCTGGTGGGCGAgaaaggagagagtgagaaaacGCTTCTGGACAACCCCGGCCTGGACCTCTGCAGAGGCGcg gTTGATGACTACACAGTGCGGAGCTCGGCCCCCCTGGGCCGTGTGTTGCTGGTGCGCTTGGAGAAGCAGAGGTACTGGGTGGAGGATAACTGGTTCTGCCGCTATGTGTTGGTCACTCCTAAAGAAGGGGGGAGCACCCAGACCTTCCCCTGTTACTGCTGGCTGGTGGGGGACATGAAAGTGGAGGTGCGAGAAGGAACag CTAAGAAGCTAAGTGATGATGTACTGCCCAAGGAACTGGCTCACAGAAAGGCAGAGCTAAAACAGAGACAGGAGACGTACAG ATGGATAGCGTGGGCTCCAGGCATTCCCAAATGTATCGATGCTAAAACAGAGGCGGAACTACCCCAGGATGATCGATTTGCCAATGAGAAGCGGAGCGACTTCGAGGGATCACTTCATTATGC GCTTTTGGAGCTCTCTCTGAAGAAGTTGGCCATCAGGTTTGGGAAATCCTGGAATGATCTGGATGATTTTAAGCGCATATTTTGGAAACTGAGGAGTCCTATTGCTG AATATGCTATGGAACACTGGAAGGAGGACTGGTTTTTCGGCTATCAGTTCATGAATGGCTCCAACCCAAGAATGATCCAGAAAGTCACAAAGCTTCCCACTAACTTCCCGGTCTCTGGAGATATGGTGCAAGCATTTTTAAGCCCCAACACCACTCTGGACAAAGAGCTCAAG TTGGAGCAGAACCCAGGAAAGGACACACCCATATTCCTCCCTAACGACCCACCCCTAGCCTGGCTATTGGCTAAAATGTGGGTCCGACACGCTGAGTTTCAAGTGTTCCAGCTGCTGTCCCACCTGCTTCGCACTCACCTGGTAGTGGAAGTGATCTGTGTGTCCACACTGCGGCACCTGCCTGCAGTCCACCCTATATATAAG CTGCTCACTCCTCACCTGAAGTACACGCTGGAAATAAACTGTCGTGGGCGCACACAACTCATCTCTCCAGAAGGCATCTTCAAAAGG gTGGTGTCCACAGGTGGAACTGGGTTGCTGGTGCTTGCTCAGAGGGAGTATAAAATCTTGACCTACCGCTCTCTCCAGCCCACCTATGACTTCTTGGACCGAGGTGTTACTAAActcaaaaaatacttttacagAGACTACTCTCTTATGCTCTGGGATGCCATTCACAA GTATGTCTCCAGCATGGTGTCTCTGTACTAcagcagtgatagtgaagtaCAGCAGGATTCTGAACTGCAAGCGTGGATTAAGGACATAGTCGATGAAGGCTTTGTAGACGTGCCTGAGTTTG GACTGCCCAATGAACTGAAGGGAAAAGAAGAGTTTGTCACTCTACTGAGTGTTGTCATCTTCATCAGCACTGCACAACATGCAGCAACCAATAATGGACAG TTTGATTGGTGTGCATGGGTACCCAACACACCTTGCACCATGCGCCAGCCTCCACCCAACGACAAGGATGCTGTCACTATGGGACTGATAATGGACACACTGCCGGACATCAGCCAGTCATGTGTGCAGATGGCGATCACATGGCATTTAGGAAGGGCTCAACCAGATGCG ATCCCCATGGGACAGTATGCTGAGCAGTTCTTCACTGAGCCAGAGGCTTTACAGGCAATTGAAAGCTTCAGACAGGATTTGAAGGACATTGATGAGCAGATTGTTAAGCAGAATGAAGGCCTAGAGCTCCAGTATCTCTATCTGTGTCCCAGTCGAATAGAGAACAGCATTACTATATAG
- the alox12 gene encoding arachidonate 12-lipoxygenase, 12S-type isoform X1, with translation MEYTVTVATGTTEYSGTNNYVYVTLVGEKGESEKTLLDNPGLDLCRGAVDDYTVRSSAPLGRVLLVRLEKQRYWVEDNWFCRYVLVTPKEGGSTQTFPCYCWLVGDMKVEVREGTAKKLSDDVLPKELAHRKAELKQRQETYRWIAWAPGIPKCIDAKTEAELPQDDRFANEKRSDFEGSLHYALLELSLKKLAIRFGKSWNDLDDFKRIFWKLRSPIAEYAMEHWKEDWFFGYQFMNGSNPRMIQKVTKLPTNFPVSGDMVQAFLSPNTTLDKELKAGNVYLVDHGIVDGIPANVIRNMQQYIAAPMCLLYEHPESGLIPIAIQLEQNPGKDTPIFLPNDPPLAWLLAKMWVRHAEFQVFQLLSHLLRTHLVVEVICVSTLRHLPAVHPIYKLLTPHLKYTLEINCRGRTQLISPEGIFKRVVSTGGTGLLVLAQREYKILTYRSLQPTYDFLDRGVTKLKKYFYRDYSLMLWDAIHKYVSSMVSLYYSSDSEVQQDSELQAWIKDIVDEGFVDVPEFGLPNELKGKEEFVTLLSVVIFISTAQHAATNNGQFDWCAWVPNTPCTMRQPPPNDKDAVTMGLIMDTLPDISQSCVQMAITWHLGRAQPDAIPMGQYAEQFFTEPEALQAIESFRQDLKDIDEQIVKQNEGLELQYLYLCPSRIENSITI, from the exons ATGGAGTACACAGTCACAGTAGCTACAGGCACCACAGAGTACTCAGGCACTAATAACTATGTGTACGTGACTCTGGTGGGCGAgaaaggagagagtgagaaaacGCTTCTGGACAACCCCGGCCTGGACCTCTGCAGAGGCGcg gTTGATGACTACACAGTGCGGAGCTCGGCCCCCCTGGGCCGTGTGTTGCTGGTGCGCTTGGAGAAGCAGAGGTACTGGGTGGAGGATAACTGGTTCTGCCGCTATGTGTTGGTCACTCCTAAAGAAGGGGGGAGCACCCAGACCTTCCCCTGTTACTGCTGGCTGGTGGGGGACATGAAAGTGGAGGTGCGAGAAGGAACag CTAAGAAGCTAAGTGATGATGTACTGCCCAAGGAACTGGCTCACAGAAAGGCAGAGCTAAAACAGAGACAGGAGACGTACAG ATGGATAGCGTGGGCTCCAGGCATTCCCAAATGTATCGATGCTAAAACAGAGGCGGAACTACCCCAGGATGATCGATTTGCCAATGAGAAGCGGAGCGACTTCGAGGGATCACTTCATTATGC GCTTTTGGAGCTCTCTCTGAAGAAGTTGGCCATCAGGTTTGGGAAATCCTGGAATGATCTGGATGATTTTAAGCGCATATTTTGGAAACTGAGGAGTCCTATTGCTG AATATGCTATGGAACACTGGAAGGAGGACTGGTTTTTCGGCTATCAGTTCATGAATGGCTCCAACCCAAGAATGATCCAGAAAGTCACAAAGCTTCCCACTAACTTCCCGGTCTCTGGAGATATGGTGCAAGCATTTTTAAGCCCCAACACCACTCTGGACAAAGAGCTCAAG gcTGGAAATGTGTATCTGGTTGACCATGGCATAGTAGATGGTATACCAGCAAATGTGATCAGAAACATGCAGCAGTACATAGCAGCTCCTATGTGCTTACTCTACGAGCATCCAGAGAGCGGCCTCATTCCTATTGCCATACAG TTGGAGCAGAACCCAGGAAAGGACACACCCATATTCCTCCCTAACGACCCACCCCTAGCCTGGCTATTGGCTAAAATGTGGGTCCGACACGCTGAGTTTCAAGTGTTCCAGCTGCTGTCCCACCTGCTTCGCACTCACCTGGTAGTGGAAGTGATCTGTGTGTCCACACTGCGGCACCTGCCTGCAGTCCACCCTATATATAAG CTGCTCACTCCTCACCTGAAGTACACGCTGGAAATAAACTGTCGTGGGCGCACACAACTCATCTCTCCAGAAGGCATCTTCAAAAGG gTGGTGTCCACAGGTGGAACTGGGTTGCTGGTGCTTGCTCAGAGGGAGTATAAAATCTTGACCTACCGCTCTCTCCAGCCCACCTATGACTTCTTGGACCGAGGTGTTACTAAActcaaaaaatacttttacagAGACTACTCTCTTATGCTCTGGGATGCCATTCACAA GTATGTCTCCAGCATGGTGTCTCTGTACTAcagcagtgatagtgaagtaCAGCAGGATTCTGAACTGCAAGCGTGGATTAAGGACATAGTCGATGAAGGCTTTGTAGACGTGCCTGAGTTTG GACTGCCCAATGAACTGAAGGGAAAAGAAGAGTTTGTCACTCTACTGAGTGTTGTCATCTTCATCAGCACTGCACAACATGCAGCAACCAATAATGGACAG TTTGATTGGTGTGCATGGGTACCCAACACACCTTGCACCATGCGCCAGCCTCCACCCAACGACAAGGATGCTGTCACTATGGGACTGATAATGGACACACTGCCGGACATCAGCCAGTCATGTGTGCAGATGGCGATCACATGGCATTTAGGAAGGGCTCAACCAGATGCG ATCCCCATGGGACAGTATGCTGAGCAGTTCTTCACTGAGCCAGAGGCTTTACAGGCAATTGAAAGCTTCAGACAGGATTTGAAGGACATTGATGAGCAGATTGTTAAGCAGAATGAAGGCCTAGAGCTCCAGTATCTCTATCTGTGTCCCAGTCGAATAGAGAACAGCATTACTATATAG
- the rnaseka gene encoding ribonuclease kappa-A, translating to MAAASCCGPKLAACGLVLSIWAVIMLALLGIFFTTHSAVLFEDVPIPEESIHNEQNPLQDIYEIYNKVGYNCFIAAGIYVVVGIVSFYNVRMNKRNEYLVH from the exons ATGGCCGCTGCTTCGTGTTGTGGACCCAAACTGGCGGCGTGTGGACTGGTTCTGAGTATCTGGGCTGTTATAATGCTG GCATTATTGGGGATTTTCTTcaccacccattcagctgtgCTGTTTGAGGATGTGCCTATCCCAGAAGAGAGCATACACAATGA GCAAAACCCACTACAAGATATTTATGAAATTTACAACAAAGTTGGATACAACTGCTTCATCGCTGCAGGAATTTATGTGGTGGTTGGAATCGTGTCTTTCTACAATGTCCGAATGAACAAACGCAATGAGTATCTTGTGCATTAG